Part of the Bacillus sp. N1-1 genome, GTATTGCTGATTTGCTTGTCGATGAAGGCAGTATCAAATCCGTGACGGTTGAAATTGTAGAAGATAAGATTGTTGTTTCACAAAAGAAATAATTTTATAAGTAAGGAAGTCGCTCTATAAAGATGGAGCGACTTTTTTGATGTTAGTTTTTACAATAATAGGGAAGTTATTAATATGAAATCCTGATTTCTTTCCTTAAATAATGTTGTCGAATCTTATGTAATTTTGACTTCTTTTGCGGTTATAAGTCGAAAAGTCAGAATATTAGTTAAAATAAGTTGTGAGATCTGCTACGTTAGATAAGGAAGGTCAGGAAAGACTTCTCTACTATTTTATAAAGGAGCGAGAACAAATGGAACTGGATCAGTTAGAGTTGAACCAGACGTTACAAGAAAGTCAGCCAGAAGGAAAGACAATTCCTTATTTAACAGCATTAATTGGATGGAGTCTTCCCGCAATTGAGGCCTGTGACAAGTTGAATCGGCCTTTTGTAGTGGTAGGTCCTCCTGATTTTAAGGATTATGCTGAAAAGCACGACATTACTTTCGTAGGGTGGGAGTTTGATAGATTGAATGAGGGATCAGACAAGCTCTATAAGCAGCTCAAAGCCCTCGGAGCTGAGGTAGCGGTACCTCTCTATGAAGAGTGTGTAGAATGGGCAGGTGCTCTCAATTCACGCTTTAGAGAAGAACCAAGACTATTTAACCGATCTCTTCTTTTAAGAGATAAAGGGATGATGAAACGAAAAGCACAGATGGCCGGTATTAAAGTAGGCGTCTTTGAAGAAGCAAGAGATAAAGAGGATGTAAAGCGTTTTCTTAAAAGAGTAAATGATGCTCTTTTGAAAGTTGATGGGGATAAATATGAGCCGATTCACTGTAAGCCTTTAGATAAGGCTGGATCAGTAGGACACCGCGCAATCGATGACCCAGCGGATATTGAAGCATTGACAGATAATGATTTTCCGCTTCTGATGGAAAGTCACTTAGATGGCCAAGAATTTTCATGTGAAGTATTTGTTAACAATGGAAAAATTCAATTTCTGAACATCACGGAATACGTAAAGCTTGGTTATTCGAATTTTGTTCCACCTTCTCCTTCTCTTGAAGAGAAACGTCCTGTTATCAGAAAAGCGATTGAACAGCTTATTGAAGCATTTGAGATAGAAAATGGTGTTATTCATCCCGAGTACTTTATTATGCCTGATGGTACACTACATTTTGGCGAAGTAGCGGCGCGAGTTCCGGGCGGACATATTTTTGATCTCATTGAGAGGGCTTACGGATTTAGCGCATATGAAGCGCAGATTCTTTGTAGTGATCCAAATACAACAGAAGAAGAATTAAGGAAGTTCTTCCCGGCAGAAGATGAGGCTTTAGGCTATGCTGGATGTCTGATGGTGCACCCTCATGTGAATTACATTGAGAAGTTAACCATTCCTGAAGAGCTTGAAGAACATTCCTTCTTTGAGAAGCATGATATGTTTACGCCTCCACAGGGGAAAGTGGCTGAACGCGTTGGATTCGGAAATCATTATGGAACCATTTTCTTTTTCGGAGATGACAGTGCAGAGATGACTCGTTTACTTGTAGACTATGAAAAGTATGATTTCTATTTGTAGCATAATATTTTTACAATAAAGGAGAATTAAGCATGCCATCTGAAGTTACAGAAGGAAAGATTGCAAGGTTTTCCAGGTCATTAACGCGTTTAGAGGAAGCGCCTTCTTATGCGAAATCACGCTATCAGACAGATGTTTTTCAAGAGGCAAATCGCCTTTTGGAAACGGAAGAAGGTCTAGAGTTTCTTTACCAATATGCCCATCGATTTGACGCTGCAGGAGTTTTTCAAGATGGCCCTTGGGAAGATCCATCAAAACTTCAGCCACCGCTTGTCGCTGGCTCTCTTCAAGCGAAGGGTCTCCCGTATGTCATTGAGATGCTGAGCGATCTTCGTATGCTTGCATTAGCGGAAGGAAAGGGCGAGCATCCTAAGGTTTCTAAAGAAATGGCTATGGATTTCTTAAACGAAGTCATGGCACTAAACCTTGACTTACTTTTCCCAAACGCATCAGAAGCTTCACGAATTGAAGAAAAAGAAAATACGGTTGAAACACAGCGATTATTCCAGTTTATCTCGCAATACCTTTCTTCCAGTGCTTTATCAGAAACACTTATTTATGAGATTGAACGCTTAACCGCACAACGACCAATCACAGTAAAAAGAACCGTGTCGATGATCAAAATGGCGAAAGAAATGCTTCGCTCTGAAACAAGTGACCATCAGCGCGTTATGCTAGAATCGTACGTATCTTCCATTGAAGGACCTTCAGAGTTAAGTCGCTCCTATCAGCAGCCAAATGAATATCGCAAACAACTGATGGCGCTCTCCACAGAAGAGCTCCGAAAAGAGAGTGAACAGCTGGGGCTCTCCATGAGAAAAACAGGGCTTTGTTCCCCACATCATAGTGTACTTGTCCGTTTCTTAAGTAGAAAATCGCCGAACTTACTTCCAGTACTGTTGCAATTAACTGGGAAAGGAAAGGCCAATCTTGAAGAGCATGCGGAGCTCGTTCACCAGCTTATTAAAGTTTCGCTATTTCCATCCACTTGTCAATCGGTTTATGGATTAGCCCTCTTGTTAGAAAGAGGTGTTCTTTCTGCTTCGCCAGTGATTCCTGGTTTAAGGCGGATGATTGAGCTTGATATACGACCAGAAGTGCGAAGTGCCCTATTTAATAGGGTTGGTGAAGGAGAAGGTCTAACGGCTAACAGTATCTTGTTAGCGGGTGTGATTAGCGTTCTCGGTCAGCCACTCGGTGTTGGACAAGGCCTAAATCCAACTTGTCAGGCTGCAAGAGGAATTAGCCTATGGGCTCAACATGCGCCTGGATATTTACTAGAGATCATCCCAAGAGCTGCAAGAGATGGAGATATCGAAATGGTGTTTGAAGGTGTTCAAATTCATTCGAAAGACCTTCATGGTGGACTCGCACCCGATCTCCATCCGGAACTTGATCCTGTATCGCTTGTCCTCGTTCCTCATCTTGATCGCATTTATAGTGAGATGATGAGCAGAGTTGCATTAAGAGGGGAAGATGGCCATCGTTGGGTTAATCCAGCATTTTATGGGAATTGGGTTCAAAAAGGATTTAGCACAGTAATTGAGCCGATTACCGGTAGCGTGACGGACTATCCAGGTTTTGTCAGGTTATTTTATGCCACCCACCATCCGGAGTACAATGATGATTATGAATTGATCTATCCGAATCCGGTAGGGATATTTATCACAAACGTTCATGGGAAAATGCTCGGCTTTCATGCGGTGTCCATTCAAAGAATTGCTAAAAGTCCAGATGGAGAATATCGCGTCTACTTTTACAATCCCAATAACGATGGCTCTCAAAATTGGGGTCAGGGAATCGAATGTACGGTTATGGGAAAAGGGGAGCTCTCAGGTGAAAGCTCGCTACCTTTCGAAGAGTTCACTTCACGTTTATATGCTTTTCACTATAACCCATATGAACAAGGAGATGCTTATGCGGTTGAAGCAGAGAACATCTCCATTGTAAAGTCCCTTGCCAAGGAAAGCTGGGGACAAGAGTATACGTGGATAAGTAAGTAGTTATCTATTTTTAAATAGTTCCATATCCTATCTATTCTTATAGCGAAGCGTCAGGTAAATGATTTGTTTCCTGGCGCTTTTTTTGATTAACTTAACTTATATTAAAAGGAGGGGATCACATGATTGAGCATGTAGTCCTATTTAAATTCAGTGAAGAAACAACGGTAGAACAGAAAGAAGAAGGTATGAGAAGGTTAATAAAAGTAAAAGACAAAATCCCAGGTATTGTTGATATTCAAGCTGGAAATAACTTTTCTGATCGAAGCCAGGGATTTGAAAGTGGGCTAACGGTGCGCTTTGAATCGAAAGAAGCACTAGAGTCATATGGACCACATCCAGCCCATCAGGAAGTAGTGGCCTACCTTAAAGAAATAGGAATGAGTGATGTACTTGCACTCGATTTTGAGTGCCTGTAAGAACGGAGAGGAGGATCTACATATGAAGGGATTTATTCACGGAGGATACCCAGGTCAACGGGGGTTATCACTGAAAGATCAACTTGCTGAACAAGAACCTCAGCATGGGGAAGTGAAAATCAAGCTGAAAGCATCTGGATTGAATCATCGCGATTTGTTTATCCCTGATCGCCATGATCCAGAGGAGGCAGATGTTGTCCTTGGATCAGATGGAGCCGGAGTCGTCATCGCAGTTGGCGAAGGTGTGAAAGAGATTCTGGAAGGTGATGAGGTGATCATTAACCCTGGTCTTGGTTGGGAAAGAAATGCTCCCATCCCGCCAGCAGGATTTCAAATTGTAGGCTT contains:
- a CDS encoding ATP-grasp domain-containing protein — its product is MELDQLELNQTLQESQPEGKTIPYLTALIGWSLPAIEACDKLNRPFVVVGPPDFKDYAEKHDITFVGWEFDRLNEGSDKLYKQLKALGAEVAVPLYEECVEWAGALNSRFREEPRLFNRSLLLRDKGMMKRKAQMAGIKVGVFEEARDKEDVKRFLKRVNDALLKVDGDKYEPIHCKPLDKAGSVGHRAIDDPADIEALTDNDFPLLMESHLDGQEFSCEVFVNNGKIQFLNITEYVKLGYSNFVPPSPSLEEKRPVIRKAIEQLIEAFEIENGVIHPEYFIMPDGTLHFGEVAARVPGGHIFDLIERAYGFSAYEAQILCSDPNTTEEELRKFFPAEDEALGYAGCLMVHPHVNYIEKLTIPEELEEHSFFEKHDMFTPPQGKVAERVGFGNHYGTIFFFGDDSAEMTRLLVDYEKYDFYL
- a CDS encoding Dabb family protein, producing MIEHVVLFKFSEETTVEQKEEGMRRLIKVKDKIPGIVDIQAGNNFSDRSQGFESGLTVRFESKEALESYGPHPAHQEVVAYLKEIGMSDVLALDFECL